The stretch of DNA GCCTGGGGGTCTTCTCCGAGGACGAGAACCTGGACCTCTACCGCCTGGAAGTGCCGGCGGAGTTTGAACCCGAGACCCGGGAGCTGGCCCGGCGGCTGATGGAAGCGCCGCCCCCCGACCCCCTGGCGGCCCGGCGCCTGGACCTGACGGGCCTGGAGTGCTTCACCATCGACGGCGAGCGCACCCGGGACTTCGACGATGCCCTGAGTCTGGAGGAGACGCCAGAGGGCTTGCGACTGGGGGTGCACATCGCCGATGTGGCCTCGGTGGTGGCGCCCACCACGCCGTTGGACGCCGAAGCCCGGGAGCGGGCCACCTCCATTTACCTCCCGGAGCTGCGCCTGCCCATGTTCCCCGAGGAGCTCTCGGAAAACACCTTATCGCTTCTCGAGGGCGAGGACCGGCTGGCCTTGAGCTTCCTCATCGAGCTCACCCCCGAAGGCGAGGTGCGGGACGCCGCCATCCATCCCAGCGTCATCCGGGTGAAGCGCCGCCTCACCTACGCCCAGGTGGATGCCATCCTGGAGGGGGACCCGGTGCTCCGGCGGCTGGCGGAGCTGGCCGGAAAGCTGAAAGCCCGGCGCCTGGCGGCGGGGGGCTATGAGCTGAAACTCCCCGAGATCTGGGTCACCCTGAATCACCAAGGCAGCGTGCAGGTGGTGGTGGAGGACCAGGAGACGGTGAGCCACCAGATGGTGAGCGAGGCCATGGTGCTGGCCAACTGGCTGGCGGCCCGGTTTCTGGCGGAGCATAAGGTGCCGGCCATCTATCGCAGCCAGCCGGAGCCCCGGGAGCCCATCGACCGGGAGGCCCCCAAAGACCTGGTGGCCCTGTGGCAGGACCGCAAAAAACTCTCCCGGGTGGTCATGGACCTGGAGCCCCAGCCGCATTGGGGGCTGGGCCTGCCGGTGTACACCATGGCCTCCTCCCCCATCCGCCGCTTCCTGGACCTGGTCATCCACCGCCAGCTCCTGGCGGCCTTGAGCGGCGGGCCGCCGGTCTATTCCCGGGAGGAGCTGGAGCAAATCCTCATGACCATCGAGCCGGCCATGCGCCGGGCGGGGATGCTCAAGACCCGGCGGCTGAGATACTGGCTCCTCAAGTATCTGGCCGGCCAGGTGGGGAGCAAAAGGGAGGCCCTGGTGCTGGAGCAGGTGCAGAACCGCTGGCGCCTGCTGTTGCCGGATCTGCTTTTGGAGGTGCCCCTCACCGCGCCTGCCTCCCTCAAGCTCAAGCCCGGGGACACGGTCTTGGTGCGCCTGGACAAGGTGAGCCCCCGGGATGACCTGGTGAAGCTCTCCCTGGCCTGAAGATCATGCTTGTGGGAGAGGGGGCCAGGAGGCAGCGGCCCCCTTCCCCCTCTCCCAAACCCACT from Desulfobaccales bacterium encodes:
- a CDS encoding ribonuclease catalytic domain-containing protein, whose product is MEPGWLVEFFEEKRILVAMVLELKGERLHVLTQNSREMTLARKRLLHACPGKLPPEGSRQQILERLQETARVREELKQAIDLNELWELLAAENEPQSTEELARLWFNGTSCDQVAAMGRALFEDRFLFKFKDGLWVPNPPEVVEALKERARREEEERRELAEAAEWLKAAWDKGEIADAAWRARLVELLRQEAVFGEEAPEHVKIKAYLDKAGLTAPDAAFRLLVRLGVFSEDENLDLYRLEVPAEFEPETRELARRLMEAPPPDPLAARRLDLTGLECFTIDGERTRDFDDALSLEETPEGLRLGVHIADVASVVAPTTPLDAEARERATSIYLPELRLPMFPEELSENTLSLLEGEDRLALSFLIELTPEGEVRDAAIHPSVIRVKRRLTYAQVDAILEGDPVLRRLAELAGKLKARRLAAGGYELKLPEIWVTLNHQGSVQVVVEDQETVSHQMVSEAMVLANWLAARFLAEHKVPAIYRSQPEPREPIDREAPKDLVALWQDRKKLSRVVMDLEPQPHWGLGLPVYTMASSPIRRFLDLVIHRQLLAALSGGPPVYSREELEQILMTIEPAMRRAGMLKTRRLRYWLLKYLAGQVGSKREALVLEQVQNRWRLLLPDLLLEVPLTAPASLKLKPGDTVLVRLDKVSPRDDLVKLSLA